The proteins below are encoded in one region of Sulfitobacter sp. SK012:
- a CDS encoding trypsin-like peptidase domain-containing protein, translated as MTNLIQKTAPLALVAVLAAGPMAMLAPSVALAVPAGGYGDLVEAVSPSVVYIEVIAKARPAGAQGALPEGMPDALRKRFGEQMPKGNGPAPTGLGSGFIISADGKIVTNAHVVDGAESVKVKLSDGRSFDAVVVGSDPSTDIAVLKIDAGVDLPAINFGASQAMRAGDEVMAVGNPFGLGGTVTSGIISATSRNINSGPFDDFIQTDAAINRGNSGGPLFNNAGEVIGVNTAIISPGGGSVGIGFAVPSDLVKNIVADLSDDGSVTRGWLGVSIRPMSAEVAQVLGYDAPKGAVVEAVSTDSPAAKAGLQKGDIILSFGSTPIDELRDLTRAVAQTTPEQSAEVTLLRKGADVTLDVTIGTLAPKGA; from the coding sequence ATGACGAACCTAATTCAAAAAACTGCACCACTGGCGTTGGTTGCCGTACTTGCCGCAGGGCCAATGGCCATGCTGGCACCTTCCGTCGCATTGGCTGTGCCTGCAGGTGGCTACGGCGATCTCGTGGAGGCCGTTTCGCCGTCGGTTGTGTACATCGAAGTCATCGCAAAAGCCCGCCCCGCCGGTGCTCAGGGTGCTCTGCCAGAAGGAATGCCAGACGCGCTGCGCAAACGGTTTGGAGAGCAGATGCCAAAAGGAAACGGGCCCGCGCCAACCGGGCTAGGCTCAGGTTTCATCATTTCGGCGGATGGCAAAATCGTCACCAACGCCCATGTCGTGGATGGGGCCGAATCCGTAAAGGTTAAACTCTCAGATGGGCGCAGCTTTGATGCGGTCGTCGTCGGCAGTGACCCCTCTACAGACATTGCCGTGCTGAAAATCGATGCGGGTGTGGATCTGCCAGCCATCAATTTTGGTGCGTCCCAAGCCATGCGCGCCGGCGATGAAGTGATGGCCGTTGGCAATCCCTTTGGTTTAGGCGGCACCGTGACCAGCGGCATCATCTCTGCCACGTCGCGCAACATCAATTCCGGACCATTCGATGATTTCATCCAGACCGATGCAGCGATCAATCGGGGCAACTCCGGTGGGCCACTTTTTAACAATGCGGGCGAGGTCATTGGCGTAAATACAGCAATCATCTCACCGGGTGGTGGATCCGTGGGGATCGGCTTTGCCGTGCCATCCGATTTGGTTAAGAACATCGTAGCGGATCTGTCGGATGATGGCAGTGTGACACGCGGCTGGTTGGGTGTGAGTATCCGCCCGATGTCGGCGGAAGTCGCTCAGGTGTTGGGCTACGACGCACCCAAAGGTGCCGTTGTTGAGGCCGTGAGCACCGACAGCCCCGCCGCCAAGGCCGGCTTGCAAAAAGGCGACATCATCCTGTCCTTCGGCAGCACACCGATCGACGAGTTGCGCGACCTCACCCGCGCAGTGGCCCAGACCACACCAGAGCAATCCGCCGAAGTTACGTTGCTGCGCAAAGGTGCGGATGTGACCTTGGATGTGACCATTGGCACCTTGGCTCCCAAAGGGGCCTAA
- a CDS encoding winged helix-turn-helix domain-containing protein, which produces MRILVIEDDATTGSYIARGLREEGHGVDLVDDGRAGLIQATSSTYDVLVVDRMLPEVDGMTVVKTLRGAGNTTPVLFLTAMGSVEDRISGLNAGGDDYLVKPFAFGELSARVAALARRPQAMDQETVLRIGDLELDLLTRKVTRAGTEINLLPREFSLLEFLLRRKGRVQTRTMLLEGVWDISFDPMTNVVETHVSRLRAKVDKPFDTELIQTVRGAGYKIAE; this is translated from the coding sequence ATGAGAATTCTTGTGATAGAAGATGACGCCACCACGGGCAGTTATATTGCGCGCGGTCTGCGCGAAGAGGGCCACGGCGTAGACTTGGTCGATGATGGGCGCGCGGGTCTCATTCAGGCGACCTCCAGTACCTATGATGTGTTGGTCGTGGACCGAATGCTGCCCGAAGTTGATGGAATGACCGTGGTCAAGACTTTGCGCGGTGCTGGCAACACGACGCCGGTGCTGTTCCTCACGGCGATGGGGTCGGTCGAGGACCGCATCAGTGGGCTGAACGCCGGTGGCGATGATTACCTTGTGAAGCCCTTCGCATTTGGTGAGTTGTCGGCGCGCGTTGCGGCGCTTGCCCGGCGGCCGCAGGCCATGGACCAAGAGACAGTGCTGCGGATCGGCGATCTGGAACTGGATTTGCTGACCCGCAAAGTGACCCGTGCCGGGACGGAGATTAATCTGCTGCCCCGTGAATTCTCCCTTTTGGAATTTCTCCTGCGCCGGAAAGGTCGAGTGCAGACACGGACGATGTTGCTCGAAGGGGTGTGGGACATCTCGTTTGATCCAATGACCAATGTGGTTGAAACTCATGTCAGTCGTTTGCGCGCCAAGGTCGATAAACCGTTTGATACTGAACTTATCCAAACCGTGCGTGGCGCGGGCTACAAGATCGCCGAATGA
- a CDS encoding sensor histidine kinase: MIRLRKIWRSMPLRLALMLVLLFATVSLLSLAASYAVTQRSFHQAIRADLAQDMAGFRAAPSARAVALLVEAESRDTDPRRLILSYVSSSGAIFGNGAIARDHEGFHIMSLREDQAQFDGEYLLHTASLYGGQLTIARSRAEIVALRAVFVNILWISLAPTVLIALGGGLVLARRSKRHVEVISGTLDDLTTGELDARVLIGPRWSDDLVQIGDKVNQMAQAQGMSVAALRQVSSDIAHDLKTPVQRVSLQLDELAGVIPDGEAAELVGKAQHEVAGIAQVFEALLQLAQLDSGALRDRFELVDLSKLCRTMVEIYEPTATEQGQVLQCQVVDAITVMGDRALLGQMLANLIENALRHAPMSSAVKVSLTAADTGSKLSVTDAGPGIPEQERTAVLRRLYRLDRSRHTLGNGLGLSLVDAVARLHGATLVLADAAPGLRVEVQFPDHSLV, from the coding sequence ATGATAAGACTGCGCAAGATATGGCGTTCAATGCCGCTACGGCTGGCGCTTATGTTGGTGTTGCTCTTTGCTACTGTGAGCCTTCTGAGCCTCGCGGCGAGTTATGCGGTCACGCAACGCTCGTTTCATCAGGCGATCCGGGCCGATCTTGCACAGGACATGGCAGGGTTTCGTGCGGCCCCCTCAGCGCGCGCCGTGGCTTTGCTGGTGGAAGCGGAATCGCGCGACACTGATCCGCGTCGGTTGATCCTGAGCTATGTTTCCTCATCTGGGGCGATTTTTGGAAATGGCGCCATTGCGCGTGATCACGAAGGTTTCCACATCATGTCGTTGCGCGAAGATCAGGCGCAGTTTGATGGCGAATACCTGCTGCACACGGCATCACTTTATGGCGGCCAGTTGACCATTGCGCGCAGTCGAGCCGAGATAGTCGCCCTGCGGGCCGTGTTCGTTAACATTCTGTGGATCAGCCTTGCGCCGACCGTGCTTATTGCGTTGGGTGGCGGCTTGGTGCTGGCGCGTCGTTCCAAGCGGCACGTGGAGGTGATCAGCGGAACGCTGGATGATCTCACCACGGGCGAGCTGGACGCGCGGGTTTTGATTGGGCCGCGGTGGTCGGACGATCTTGTTCAGATAGGCGACAAAGTAAATCAGATGGCGCAGGCCCAAGGCATGTCAGTGGCGGCCCTGCGTCAGGTATCGTCGGACATCGCCCATGACCTCAAGACACCGGTGCAGCGCGTCTCTTTGCAACTCGATGAGCTTGCCGGTGTGATCCCGGACGGCGAGGCCGCGGAGCTGGTCGGCAAAGCGCAGCACGAAGTCGCGGGTATTGCGCAGGTTTTTGAGGCGCTCTTGCAGCTTGCACAGCTAGACAGCGGGGCCCTGCGGGATCGGTTTGAGCTGGTTGATTTGTCCAAACTGTGCCGTACCATGGTTGAGATCTATGAACCCACCGCGACGGAACAGGGGCAAGTCCTGCAGTGCCAAGTGGTCGATGCGATCACAGTGATGGGGGACCGGGCTTTGCTAGGGCAGATGCTTGCCAACCTGATTGAAAACGCCCTGCGCCATGCACCAATGAGCAGCGCTGTGAAAGTTTCCCTGACTGCTGCAGACACTGGTTCTAAGCTGAGCGTCACGGATGCCGGACCCGGTATTCCCGAGCAGGAAAGAACGGCGGTCCTGCGCAGGCTATACCGACTGGATCGCAGCCGTCATACACTGGGCAATGGTCTGGGCCTTAGCCTTGTAGACGCTGTAGCGCGCCTGCATGGGGCGACGCTTGTTTTGGCCGATGCAGCGCCCGGCCTTAGGGTTGAAGTGCAGTTTCCTGACCATTCACTGGTTTGA
- a CDS encoding cytochrome ubiquinol oxidase subunit I, producing the protein MLDGFSAEMLARVQFAFTISFHIIFPAFSIGLASFLAVLNARWIWTRDETFLVLFNYWKKIFAVAFGMGVVSGIVMSYQFGTNWAVFSDKAGPVVGPLMAYEVLSAFFLEAGFLGIMLFGRERVGEGLHMFATGMVAFGTLLSATWILSVNSWMQTPQGHGMNDVGQFIPLDWWLIVFSPSFPFRLVHMVLAAFLTTALVVGAVGALHLLRDRLDMASRRMFSMAMWMLILVTPLQIVAGDFHGINTLEHQPVKVMAMEGHYDSHENGAPLILFGIPNAKEKRIDYSLEIPKLSSLILKHDLNAPLAGLDTVPDDEEPPVAVVFFSFRVMVGLGFAMLGLGLWGIIARFRGRLFAAPMLWRASVVMGPMGFVAVLAGWITTEVGRQPYTVYGLLRTSDSLSPIEAPAVAASLIAFIIVYFFVFGAGTFYILRMMGKSVQTVSAEKMRQEGPLRTASATPATQHAAPKGGR; encoded by the coding sequence ATGCTTGATGGATTCTCAGCAGAAATGCTCGCGCGTGTTCAGTTCGCGTTTACCATATCGTTCCATATTATTTTCCCAGCGTTTTCGATTGGTCTGGCAAGTTTCCTTGCTGTTCTGAATGCCCGCTGGATTTGGACGCGTGACGAGACATTTCTGGTTCTATTCAACTACTGGAAAAAGATATTCGCCGTGGCGTTTGGCATGGGTGTCGTTTCAGGAATTGTGATGTCCTATCAGTTTGGGACCAACTGGGCGGTGTTTTCGGACAAGGCGGGCCCTGTCGTCGGGCCGCTGATGGCGTACGAAGTGCTTTCGGCGTTCTTCCTTGAGGCAGGATTTTTAGGGATCATGCTGTTTGGACGCGAGCGCGTGGGCGAGGGCCTGCACATGTTTGCAACCGGTATGGTTGCGTTTGGCACCTTGCTGTCGGCGACGTGGATATTGTCGGTAAACAGCTGGATGCAGACACCGCAGGGCCACGGCATGAATGATGTGGGCCAATTCATCCCGCTTGATTGGTGGCTGATTGTATTCAGCCCCTCTTTCCCGTTCCGCTTGGTGCATATGGTGCTGGCTGCGTTTCTGACCACGGCGTTGGTGGTGGGGGCCGTTGGCGCGTTGCACCTTTTGCGCGACCGTCTGGACATGGCAAGCCGGCGGATGTTTTCGATGGCGATGTGGATGCTGATACTCGTTACCCCGCTGCAGATCGTTGCGGGTGATTTCCACGGCATCAATACGCTTGAGCATCAACCAGTTAAGGTCATGGCGATGGAAGGCCATTACGACAGCCACGAGAATGGCGCGCCGCTGATCTTGTTTGGTATCCCCAATGCAAAAGAAAAGCGGATCGACTATTCCCTTGAAATCCCCAAGCTAAGCTCGCTGATCCTTAAGCATGATCTGAACGCACCGCTTGCCGGGCTTGATACGGTTCCCGATGACGAAGAGCCGCCCGTTGCGGTCGTGTTCTTTTCGTTCCGGGTGATGGTGGGGCTAGGTTTTGCGATGCTAGGCCTTGGGCTTTGGGGGATCATCGCGCGCTTCCGGGGGCGGCTCTTTGCGGCTCCAATGCTTTGGCGCGCCTCTGTGGTGATGGGGCCGATGGGCTTTGTCGCCGTTTTGGCAGGCTGGATCACGACGGAGGTGGGGCGACAACCCTATACGGTTTACGGTTTGCTACGGACTTCGGATAGTTTGTCGCCGATCGAAGCACCTGCGGTCGCGGCCTCATTGATAGCCTTCATCATTGTCTATTTCTTCGTCTTCGGCGCAGGGACGTTCTACATCCTGCGGATGATGGGCAAATCGGTGCAGACGGTCAGCGCAGAAAAGATGCGCCAAGAAGGGCCATTGCGAACAGCAAGTGCAACACCTGCGACCCAACACGCAGCACCCAAGGGAGGGCGGTAA
- the cydB gene encoding cytochrome d ubiquinol oxidase subunit II — MLGLELSFIWAGIIALSVLIYVILDGFDLGVGILFPLTKDENERNVMMNSIAPIWDGNETWLVLGGGGLFAVFPLAYAVVMPALYMPITLMLLGLVFRGVAFEYRWRTTRWKRLWDMSFFGGSLVAALCQGIALGALVQGIEVENRAYAGGWWDWLTPFSVLTGIAVTVGYAMLGATWLNMKLEGRIQRHMRRLAWPFGLATLVFMGLVSLMTPFLDDVYFERWFTFPFALFSAIVPLLVAACAFGLLRGLQRQRDIQPFLCALSLFVLGFIGIGISFYPHIVPPSLTIAEAAAPDSSLAFTLVGTLILLPMILAYTGYAYWVFRGKINPDEGYH; from the coding sequence ATGCTTGGGCTTGAACTCTCCTTTATCTGGGCTGGCATCATTGCTCTGTCAGTTTTGATCTATGTAATTCTCGACGGCTTTGATCTGGGCGTGGGGATTTTGTTCCCGCTGACCAAGGATGAAAACGAACGCAATGTGATGATGAATTCCATCGCCCCAATCTGGGACGGGAATGAGACCTGGCTGGTGCTGGGCGGCGGGGGCCTGTTTGCTGTGTTCCCGCTGGCATATGCCGTTGTCATGCCCGCGCTATATATGCCGATCACGCTGATGCTGTTGGGGCTGGTGTTTCGCGGCGTTGCGTTCGAATACCGCTGGCGCACGACCCGCTGGAAGAGGCTTTGGGACATGTCGTTCTTTGGAGGGTCTTTGGTTGCGGCTCTATGTCAGGGCATCGCATTGGGCGCGTTGGTGCAGGGCATCGAGGTGGAAAACCGCGCCTATGCTGGCGGCTGGTGGGATTGGCTAACGCCATTTTCCGTCCTGACCGGCATTGCTGTGACGGTTGGATATGCGATGCTGGGGGCCACATGGCTCAATATGAAACTTGAGGGGCGCATTCAGCGACATATGCGCCGGTTGGCATGGCCCTTTGGTCTGGCGACTTTGGTTTTTATGGGACTCGTTAGCTTGATGACGCCGTTCTTGGACGATGTGTATTTCGAGCGGTGGTTCACATTCCCCTTTGCGCTTTTTAGCGCCATAGTCCCGCTGCTTGTGGCGGCTTGTGCGTTTGGTCTTTTGCGGGGCCTGCAGCGCCAACGCGACATACAGCCGTTTCTATGTGCGCTGTCGCTGTTTGTCTTAGGATTCATTGGGATCGGGATTAGCTTTTATCCGCATATCGTCCCACCGAGCTTGACCATTGCCGAGGCGGCGGCCCCGGATTCCAGTCTTGCATTTACGTTGGTTGGCACGCTGATTTTGTTGCCGATGATTTTGGCCTATACAGGCTACGCCTACTGGGTGTTTCGCGGCAAGATTAACCCAGACGAGGGATACCACTGA
- a CDS encoding DUF2474 family protein, whose amino-acid sequence MRRLWTSRIGWFVAIWVLSVAALGVVAYAIRLVI is encoded by the coding sequence ATGCGGCGGCTGTGGACTAGCCGCATTGGCTGGTTCGTGGCAATCTGGGTCCTTAGCGTCGCAGCCCTCGGTGTTGTGGCCTACGCTATCAGACTGGTGATCTAG
- a CDS encoding NADPH:quinone oxidoreductase family protein, with amino-acid sequence MRAMQVTAYDQPLEMFELPMPIPSAGEVVVKIATCGLNFGDLLIIKGTYQEKPPLPFTLGMELAGTITAVGEGVSHLQVGQRIAAYTGFDGLAEYAAIRADVCVPIPDMMNFTDAAAFLIAYGTSHVALDYKARLQKGERLLVLGASGGVGLTAVELGKLMGAEVIACARGADKLAVCKGAGADHLINSETDDIREVVKALGGADVVYDPVGGDQFKAAMRACNGEARLIPLGFASGEVPQIPANILLVKNLTVLGFYWGGYARLKPSVLTDSFATLLEWYAQGKITPHVSHVLPLAEANEALELLRTRKATGKVVVEVS; translated from the coding sequence ATGCGCGCCATGCAAGTCACCGCTTACGACCAACCGCTTGAGATGTTTGAGCTGCCAATGCCCATTCCCTCCGCTGGTGAGGTCGTGGTCAAGATCGCGACGTGTGGTCTAAATTTTGGCGACTTGCTGATCATCAAAGGCACCTATCAAGAAAAACCTCCCTTGCCCTTTACCCTTGGGATGGAGTTGGCGGGCACGATCACTGCCGTTGGCGAAGGCGTCAGCCATCTGCAGGTGGGGCAGCGTATTGCGGCCTATACCGGCTTTGACGGGTTGGCTGAATATGCAGCGATCCGGGCCGATGTTTGTGTGCCGATCCCTGACATGATGAATTTCACAGACGCTGCGGCGTTTTTGATTGCGTATGGCACCAGCCACGTTGCGCTTGATTACAAAGCGCGGCTGCAAAAAGGCGAGCGGTTGTTGGTTTTGGGCGCGTCGGGGGGGGTCGGGCTTACGGCCGTGGAGCTAGGTAAGCTGATGGGTGCAGAGGTTATTGCCTGCGCGCGCGGCGCGGACAAATTGGCCGTGTGTAAGGGGGCAGGGGCCGACCATCTGATCAACTCAGAAACCGATGATATTCGCGAAGTGGTCAAGGCGCTGGGGGGCGCGGATGTGGTCTATGACCCCGTTGGTGGTGACCAGTTCAAAGCGGCGATGCGGGCGTGCAACGGCGAAGCGCGGCTGATTCCGCTGGGCTTTGCATCTGGTGAAGTGCCGCAGATCCCCGCAAATATTTTGTTGGTTAAGAACTTGACCGTGCTGGGGTTTTACTGGGGCGGCTATGCCCGCCTGAAACCTTCGGTCCTGACCGACAGCTTTGCCACGCTGCTGGAGTGGTACGCCCAAGGGAAAATCACGCCACATGTCAGCCATGTACTGCCTTTGGCTGAGGCCAATGAGGCGCTAGAATTGCTGCGTACCCGAAAGGCAACGGGCAAAGTGGTGGTCGAGGTTTCCTGA
- a CDS encoding CoxG family protein, with protein sequence MQMTDTRQIAATPSEVYAALLDPGMLKACVPGAQDVIGSPEEGYEATVVQKVGPVKATFKGQVTMSDLVPDQFLNITGEGKGGAAGFAKGGAKVTLVAKDGGTELSYDVEAKVGGKLAQLGSRIIDGFAKKMADQFFNNLQETLEGPADGEGDAGENAGGDAPEKKKGWFGRSKK encoded by the coding sequence ATGCAGATGACCGACACGCGACAAATTGCAGCCACCCCATCCGAAGTTTATGCCGCATTGCTAGATCCCGGTATGCTCAAGGCCTGCGTGCCCGGTGCGCAAGACGTTATCGGATCGCCCGAAGAGGGCTATGAAGCGACTGTTGTGCAGAAGGTTGGGCCGGTTAAAGCCACGTTCAAAGGCCAGGTAACGATGAGCGATCTGGTGCCCGATCAGTTCTTGAACATCACCGGCGAAGGAAAAGGCGGCGCTGCGGGTTTTGCAAAAGGCGGCGCCAAGGTTACGCTTGTTGCCAAAGATGGCGGCACTGAGCTGAGCTATGACGTTGAAGCCAAAGTCGGTGGCAAACTGGCGCAATTGGGGAGCCGCATCATTGATGGTTTCGCAAAAAAGATGGCGGATCAGTTCTTTAACAACCTGCAGGAAACCCTTGAAGGCCCTGCAGATGGCGAAGGTGATGCGGGCGAAAATGCAGGCGGTGACGCGCCAGAAAAGAAAAAAGGCTGGTTCGGGCGTAGTAAGAAATAG
- a CDS encoding ABC transporter ATP-binding protein: MPPILEVIDLRKSYASGFEALKGVSLQIEQGEIIALLGPNGAGKTTLISTICGITLPSSGRVVVDGHDIMTDYRAARAMIGLVPQEISLEPFERVINTVRFSRGLFGKPDDPALLEKILRQLSLWDKKDSQIRELSGGMKRRVLIAKALAHDPRVLFLDEPTAGVDVELRRDMWEIVANLKKDGVTIILTTHYIEEAEAIADRVGVIAQGELLLVEEKDKLMARMGAKELEIQLSKPIKAIPKALQSDALRLSEGGNGLIYTYDTRKERTGITTLLSDIAAEGLVLRDVVTRQSSLEDIFVDLVKSDDTNPGETA, encoded by the coding sequence ATGCCCCCCATCCTTGAAGTGATCGACCTTCGCAAATCCTATGCGTCGGGTTTCGAGGCACTCAAAGGGGTGTCGCTGCAGATCGAACAAGGCGAGATTATTGCGCTTCTTGGTCCTAACGGGGCAGGCAAGACGACGTTGATCTCTACCATCTGCGGGATCACATTGCCTAGCTCAGGGCGTGTTGTTGTGGACGGGCATGACATCATGACGGATTACCGTGCGGCCCGCGCCATGATCGGGCTTGTCCCACAGGAAATAAGCCTTGAGCCCTTTGAACGGGTCATCAACACAGTACGATTTTCGCGCGGTTTGTTTGGCAAACCTGATGATCCGGCTTTGCTAGAGAAGATTTTGCGCCAACTGTCCCTTTGGGACAAAAAGGACAGCCAAATCAGAGAGCTTTCGGGCGGCATGAAGCGCCGCGTGTTGATCGCCAAGGCGCTGGCCCATGATCCGCGTGTGCTTTTCTTGGATGAGCCCACGGCAGGGGTGGACGTCGAATTGCGCCGCGATATGTGGGAAATTGTCGCCAATCTTAAGAAGGATGGCGTGACCATCATTTTGACGACCCATTACATTGAAGAGGCCGAAGCGATTGCGGACCGCGTGGGCGTCATTGCCCAAGGCGAGTTGTTGTTGGTCGAGGAAAAAGACAAGCTGATGGCGCGCATGGGGGCCAAGGAGCTAGAAATCCAACTGTCCAAGCCGATCAAGGCCATTCCCAAAGCGTTGCAATCTGATGCTTTGCGGTTGAGCGAAGGCGGCAATGGTTTGATTTATACCTACGACACCCGCAAAGAACGCACCGGGATCACCACGCTTTTGTCTGACATTGCCGCCGAAGGGTTGGTGCTGCGCGACGTGGTTACGCGGCAGTCGAGCCTTGAGGATATTTTTGTGGATCTGGTCAAAAGCGACGACACCAACCCGGGAGAAACCGCATGA
- a CDS encoding ABC transporter permease — MNWTAVKSIYRFEMARFFRTLAQSFISPVLSTSLYFVVFGTAIGSRIQEVEGISYGAFIVPGLIMLSVITQAISNASFGIYFPKFIGTFSELLSAPINFLEIVMGYVGAAATKALFIGVIILITAFFFVDISIQHPLAMVMFLLLTCISFSLMGFIIGIWATNFEQLQLVPLLVVTPLVFLGGSFYSISMLPPVWQVISHFNPVVYLISGFRWSFFGSADVPIAISLVAIAGFTALCLGVIWWIFRTGWRIRQ, encoded by the coding sequence ATGAACTGGACAGCAGTAAAATCCATCTACCGCTTTGAGATGGCGCGATTTTTCCGCACACTTGCGCAGAGCTTTATCTCACCGGTTTTGTCGACATCGCTCTATTTCGTGGTATTTGGCACGGCCATCGGAAGCCGCATCCAAGAGGTCGAGGGCATCAGCTATGGCGCGTTTATCGTGCCTGGTCTCATCATGCTTAGCGTCATCACTCAGGCGATTTCCAACGCGAGCTTTGGTATCTATTTTCCGAAATTCATTGGGACGTTTTCTGAATTGCTCTCGGCGCCCATCAACTTTCTCGAAATCGTTATGGGTTATGTCGGAGCGGCAGCGACCAAGGCTTTGTTTATTGGAGTCATCATCCTGATCACGGCGTTCTTCTTTGTTGATATCTCTATCCAACACCCGCTGGCGATGGTGATGTTTCTCCTTCTGACCTGCATCAGCTTTTCATTGATGGGCTTTATCATCGGGATTTGGGCCACCAATTTTGAACAGCTGCAGTTGGTGCCGTTGTTGGTCGTGACACCATTGGTGTTTCTTGGAGGATCGTTTTATTCGATCTCCATGTTGCCGCCGGTGTGGCAGGTTATCTCGCATTTCAATCCGGTGGTGTACCTTATCTCGGGCTTTCGGTGGTCGTTCTTTGGCTCCGCGGATGTGCCCATCGCGATAAGTCTTGTGGCCATTGCTGGGTTCACGGCGCTATGCCTTGGCGTCATCTGGTGGATTTTCCGCACAGGCTGGCGTATCCGCCAGTAA
- a CDS encoding S49 family peptidase produces MKRWLPFVKSEPTVAVIRLSGMISSSGRGALNDAALAPAIEKAFSKGKPAAVALEINSPGGSPVQSSLIGARIRRLAEEKDIPVLAFVEDVAASGGYWLAVAADEIYADPSSVVGSVGVISAGFGLHEFINRYGVERRVYTAGQSKSMLDPFRPEQPEDVARLKTLLEDIHVNFKDHISARRAGKITTDQDLFTGEIWLAKRAVELGLIDGIDHIKPHLQKRFGMKVQIKQYGTKKGLLSRFGAHAVSDAVQGIEERAAFARFGL; encoded by the coding sequence ATGAAACGTTGGCTTCCCTTTGTAAAATCCGAGCCCACAGTCGCGGTTATCCGACTGTCTGGCATGATCAGCAGCTCAGGGCGCGGTGCGCTCAATGACGCGGCTCTAGCACCTGCAATCGAGAAGGCCTTTTCCAAAGGCAAACCCGCAGCCGTCGCGCTTGAGATAAACTCTCCTGGCGGTAGCCCTGTGCAGTCCTCGTTGATTGGCGCGCGCATCCGTCGCTTGGCAGAAGAAAAAGACATTCCGGTTCTCGCCTTTGTCGAAGATGTGGCTGCGTCTGGTGGCTATTGGCTCGCAGTGGCCGCGGATGAGATTTACGCTGACCCCAGTTCGGTCGTTGGCTCTGTTGGAGTTATTTCGGCAGGGTTTGGTTTGCACGAATTCATCAACCGCTACGGGGTTGAGCGGCGCGTTTATACTGCGGGACAATCGAAATCGATGCTGGATCCGTTTAGGCCCGAACAGCCCGAAGATGTTGCCCGGCTCAAAACGCTACTCGAAGATATCCACGTCAATTTCAAGGATCACATCAGTGCCCGACGCGCGGGCAAGATTACGACCGATCAGGATTTGTTCACCGGCGAGATCTGGTTGGCAAAGCGTGCGGTTGAGCTGGGGCTGATTGACGGAATTGATCATATCAAACCGCATCTCCAGAAACGCTTTGGGATGAAAGTCCAAATCAAGCAGTACGGCACCAAAAAGGGCCTTTTGTCCCGCTTTGGCGCACATGCGGTGAGTGATGCGGTGCAGGGCATTGAGGAACGCGCGGCCTTTGCGCGGTTTGGCCTCTGA
- a CDS encoding calcium/sodium antiporter, translating to MILPWLLSGLGLVILLLAGDALVKGAVNLSLRLGIPALIVSLTIVAFGTSAPELLISIKAILDDVPGLALGNVVGSNTANILLVLGVPALLATMHTSECNTRKTYNFMITASLLFIALAFRGVFDWIAGLILLSALGYVLFDAFRDAHSHRRACRNDDPDEEVEGADPEMPGWRIAVFLVLGMIGLPLGASLLVDNATIIARAYGISDTVIGLTLVAIGTSLPELATTVMAALRRQADVALGNVIGSNMFNLLAIIGIASLVGPINVDPEFLRFDLWVMLAASLLLIPFVYFRRDITRVWGIVLVVLYVVYLIVVLTV from the coding sequence ATGATCCTGCCGTGGTTGCTCTCGGGGCTTGGCCTTGTGATTTTGCTATTGGCAGGAGACGCGTTGGTAAAAGGGGCGGTGAACCTTAGTCTTCGACTGGGTATTCCGGCGCTGATCGTCAGCCTAACCATCGTCGCGTTTGGGACGTCCGCACCAGAGTTGCTGATCTCGATCAAGGCTATACTGGACGATGTTCCGGGCTTGGCATTGGGGAATGTGGTTGGCTCCAATACGGCGAATATACTGCTGGTTTTAGGTGTGCCTGCGCTACTGGCGACGATGCATACGTCGGAATGTAATACGCGAAAAACCTATAATTTTATGATCACGGCCAGTTTGCTGTTCATCGCGCTGGCGTTCCGTGGGGTCTTTGATTGGATCGCGGGGCTGATCTTGCTTTCTGCACTTGGCTACGTTTTGTTTGATGCTTTCCGGGATGCACATAGCCACCGCCGGGCCTGCCGAAATGACGATCCCGATGAAGAGGTTGAGGGCGCTGACCCTGAAATGCCGGGCTGGCGGATTGCTGTCTTTTTGGTGTTGGGCATGATTGGTCTGCCGTTAGGGGCATCGTTGCTGGTTGATAATGCCACGATCATCGCACGGGCCTATGGGATCAGCGATACGGTGATCGGTTTGACATTGGTTGCCATCGGTACCTCGTTGCCAGAACTTGCGACAACCGTGATGGCCGCCCTGCGTCGGCAGGCGGATGTGGCCTTGGGCAACGTTATCGGTTCCAACATGTTCAACCTGCTTGCGATCATCGGTATCGCGAGCCTTGTCGGGCCGATTAATGTCGATCCTGAATTCCTGCGCTTTGATCTGTGGGTTATGCTTGCGGCGTCGCTCTTGCTGATCCCGTTTGTCTATTTTCGCCGTGATATTACGAGGGTTTGGGGCATCGTATTGGTGGTGCTTTATGTGGTCTATCTGATAGTGGTGTTGACCGTATGA